A genomic segment from Roseibium algicola encodes:
- a CDS encoding cytochrome b translates to MAGHSNYVPQSAPAKWLESRLPVISLVRGSFVDFPTPKNLNYWWTFGGILFFVLIAQIITGIVLVMHYTPSTDAAFNSVEHIMRDVNFGWMLRYLHANGASMFFIAVYIHIFRGLYYGSYKAPREISWILGVIIFLIMMGTAFMGYVLPWGQMSFWGATVITNLFSAIPLVGEEIRTWLWGGFAVDNPTLNRFFSLHYLLPFMIFGVVILHVWAFHTTGNNNPTGVQPKTKQDTVPFHPYYTIKDLFAIIVFMILFAWFVFYVPNYMGHPDNYIEANPLVTPAHIVPEWYFLPFYAILRAIPDKLGGVVAMFGAIAVLFVLPWLDTSKVRSGTYRPLFKQFFWIFAANAVALGYLGAMPAEGTYVLLARVCTAYYFAHFLIILPMLGFLEKPRPLPASISEAVLKGGAGKPAGATSAPETK, encoded by the coding sequence ATGGCTGGACATTCAAACTATGTACCGCAGAGCGCTCCGGCAAAGTGGCTGGAAAGCCGCCTGCCGGTCATCTCGCTCGTTCGCGGCTCTTTTGTTGATTTCCCGACGCCGAAGAACCTGAACTACTGGTGGACCTTCGGTGGCATCCTGTTCTTCGTGCTGATCGCGCAGATCATCACCGGCATCGTGCTGGTGATGCACTACACGCCAAGCACCGATGCAGCCTTCAACAGCGTCGAGCACATCATGCGCGACGTGAACTTCGGCTGGATGCTGCGTTACCTGCATGCAAACGGCGCGTCGATGTTCTTCATCGCCGTGTACATCCACATCTTCCGTGGTCTTTATTACGGTTCCTACAAGGCGCCGCGCGAGATCTCCTGGATCCTCGGCGTGATCATCTTCCTGATCATGATGGGCACCGCCTTCATGGGTTACGTGCTGCCGTGGGGCCAGATGTCCTTCTGGGGCGCAACGGTTATCACCAACCTGTTCTCGGCCATTCCGCTGGTCGGCGAAGAAATCCGCACCTGGCTTTGGGGTGGTTTTGCGGTCGACAACCCGACCCTGAACCGCTTCTTCTCGCTGCACTATCTGCTGCCGTTCATGATCTTCGGTGTCGTTATCCTGCACGTGTGGGCGTTCCACACCACGGGCAACAACAACCCGACAGGCGTTCAGCCGAAGACCAAGCAGGACACGGTTCCGTTCCACCCGTACTACACGATCAAGGATCTGTTCGCGATCATCGTGTTCATGATCCTGTTCGCATGGTTCGTCTTCTACGTGCCCAACTACATGGGTCACCCGGACAACTACATCGAAGCAAACCCGCTCGTGACCCCGGCGCACATCGTTCCGGAATGGTACTTTCTGCCGTTCTACGCGATCCTGCGCGCCATTCCGGACAAGCTCGGCGGTGTTGTCGCCATGTTCGGTGCCATTGCAGTTCTGTTCGTTCTGCCCTGGCTGGACACGTCCAAGGTTCGCTCCGGCACCTACCGCCCGCTGTTCAAGCAGTTCTTCTGGATCTTCGCTGCCAACGCCGTTGCGCTTGGCTATCTCGGCGCCATGCCGGCCGAAGGCACCTACGTTCTGCTCGCCCGGGTCTGCACCGCCTATTACTTCGCCCACTTCCTGATCATCCTGCCGATGCTCGGGTTCCTGGAAAAACCGCGGCCCTTGCCGGCCTCGATTTCCGAAGCGGTTCTGAAGGGCGGAGCCGGCAAACCGGCTGGTGCGACTTCAGCACCGGAAACGAAGTAA
- a CDS encoding cytochrome c1, with protein sequence MSTMIKMVRSFAAVAAVAIATPVFAAGNAPHIEREQWSFSGPFGFYDRGQLQRGFKVYREVCASCHGLKQVSFRNLAEDGGPSFTEDQAKQIASEYTVIDGPNDDGDMYERPGILADKFPSPFPNEQAARASNGGAYPPDFSLLAKARAAHRGFPWFVFDAFTQYQEQGPDYIYALLTSYPEENPACLGEDFTGNYNPAFLGGSVTAEACAHEHLTGGPIGMAAPLSDELVEYTDGTPMTVDQYAHDVAAFMMWAAEPHLEERKKIGFRVMIFLIVFAGMLYFTKKKLWRNVEH encoded by the coding sequence ATGAGCACCATGATCAAAATGGTTCGTTCCTTCGCTGCGGTGGCGGCTGTCGCCATCGCGACCCCGGTCTTCGCAGCAGGCAACGCCCCGCACATCGAGCGGGAGCAGTGGTCCTTCTCGGGTCCGTTCGGTTTCTACGACCGTGGCCAGCTGCAGCGTGGCTTCAAGGTCTACCGGGAAGTCTGTGCTTCGTGCCACGGCCTGAAGCAGGTTTCTTTCCGTAACCTTGCTGAAGACGGTGGCCCGAGCTTCACCGAAGATCAGGCCAAGCAGATCGCGTCCGAGTACACCGTCATCGACGGTCCGAACGACGACGGCGACATGTATGAGCGTCCGGGTATTCTGGCGGACAAGTTCCCGTCTCCGTTCCCGAACGAGCAGGCTGCCCGCGCTTCCAACGGCGGCGCTTACCCGCCGGACTTCTCGCTGCTGGCAAAGGCCCGTGCGGCGCACCGCGGTTTCCCGTGGTTCGTCTTCGACGCCTTCACCCAGTATCAGGAGCAGGGCCCGGATTACATCTACGCGCTTCTCACCAGCTATCCGGAAGAAAACCCGGCATGTCTGGGTGAGGACTTCACCGGCAACTACAACCCGGCATTCCTGGGTGGTTCCGTTACCGCTGAAGCTTGTGCGCACGAGCATCTGACAGGTGGTCCGATCGGCATGGCCGCACCGTTGTCCGACGAGCTGGTCGAATACACCGACGGCACACCGATGACGGTCGACCAGTATGCGCATGACGTCGCTGCATTCATGATGTGGGCCGCCGAGCCGCATCTGGAAGAGCGCAAGAAGATCGGCTTCCGGGTCATGATCTTCCTGATCGTCTTCGCCGGCATGCTCTACTTCACGAAGAAGAAACTGTGGCGCAACGTTGAGCATTGA
- the petA gene encoding ubiquinol-cytochrome c reductase iron-sulfur subunit: MAHTDQAEPTRRDFLYIATGAMGVVGAGALAWPFIDQMNPDASALALASIEVDISAVEEGQSITVKWRGKPVFIRNRTETEVEEAKAVPLADLPDPLARNSNLPADAEASDANRGVEGNEKWLVQVGICTHLGCVPIGSSGDFGGWFCPCHGSHYDTAGRIRKGPAPENLLIPPLEFVSDSTIKIG, encoded by the coding sequence TTGGCACATACGGATCAGGCGGAACCGACCCGCCGCGATTTCCTCTATATTGCGACCGGCGCCATGGGCGTCGTTGGCGCTGGCGCGCTGGCATGGCCGTTCATCGATCAGATGAACCCGGATGCCTCCGCATTGGCTCTGGCTTCCATCGAGGTGGATATCTCTGCCGTGGAAGAGGGGCAGTCGATTACAGTCAAATGGCGCGGTAAGCCGGTATTCATCCGCAACCGTACCGAAACGGAAGTGGAAGAAGCCAAGGCTGTTCCCCTGGCTGATCTTCCCGACCCGCTTGCACGAAATTCTAACCTGCCGGCGGACGCGGAAGCGTCTGACGCCAACCGTGGCGTCGAAGGCAACGAGAAATGGCTCGTCCAGGTCGGTATCTGTACCCACCTCGGCTGCGTGCCGATCGGCAGCTCCGGCGACTTCGGCGGCTGGTTCTGCCCGTGCCATGGGTCTCACTACGACACCGCCGGCCGTATCCGTAAGGGCCCGGCTCCCGAGAATTTGCTGATTCCGCCGCTCGAGTTCGTCAGCGACTCGACGATCAAGATCGGCTAA
- a CDS encoding GlcG/HbpS family heme-binding protein: MRRALMFLAILLLPVPANSQSAATHMVEVLDMHLAMRAALRAVEVCNEAGFQAGASVVDRFGVEQVTLRSNMGGAHVAETARRKAWTAASFNLPSSDLGSLAGPGGEASLAAIPGALPLAGGLPIVSATGMLLGAIGVAGGGGGENEAKCAKAGLDAIADQLK; the protein is encoded by the coding sequence ATGCGCCGCGCATTGATGTTTCTGGCAATTCTCCTGCTTCCTGTCCCCGCAAATTCGCAATCGGCCGCAACCCACATGGTCGAGGTCCTGGACATGCATCTTGCCATGCGCGCTGCGCTGCGAGCCGTCGAGGTCTGCAACGAGGCAGGTTTTCAGGCCGGAGCTTCCGTGGTGGACCGTTTCGGCGTCGAGCAAGTGACACTGCGCAGCAACATGGGCGGTGCGCATGTTGCCGAAACCGCCCGTCGCAAGGCCTGGACCGCCGCTTCATTCAACCTTCCCAGTTCGGATCTTGGTTCGCTCGCCGGACCGGGCGGAGAGGCCAGTCTTGCAGCTATTCCAGGGGCGTTGCCTCTGGCTGGGGGGCTGCCCATCGTCTCGGCGACCGGAATGCTTCTCGGAGCGATTGGCGTTGCCGGAGGCGGTGGCGGCGAGAACGAGGCGAAATGCGCCAAGGCCGGGCTTGACGCCATCGCGGATCAATTGAAATAA